A DNA window from Parabacteroides johnsonii DSM 18315 contains the following coding sequences:
- a CDS encoding DUF6383 domain-containing protein translates to MNKRISTLLAAGLLMVGALFGSANAAPTAEAAKGDLQNGAKFYLGNTTNGYIKVDQTHKVNGTAVSTYHATGDAAIENAALFEIADYAYNAIGDFSTFTLKADGKPFYVTKANGNALSADVTDVATVTNIFTVEGKGLDFTKLSVLNLAGQFEVNSTAATTYDVSAGGTAATAWVAKTDLTVDDLNANLSGQGFKFAFPNAVSDPDVNLFADQMIAVDASAVDAALTASVISTPATSGMYFVKADAAGKKLLVTGFTKAQVEAATFIVLNPEKNFGITGLDAADGEGYDFTTVKGNKLANNNVKKDGKVASVNGVFAVSEDDPQNAEGEYTITLASAKVEGNDNTAASNLFVGAYSLTTGGIKTYITTVGSGNADKLSLAMTTSNTWAAAADVLKADDAAIYNISFLGTKPANTTAAASSLYGKYLIPTYGAAAFGAAVAAPENVDVNAPLAQWVISSVSGRNFTFTNRETNVIFTVSMYKTDKAGEYVISNATLSNGTSITSIDGVNAPASGADLSTVANWKYQIVKLTPITESEGFLALTDAQLSQQTELVFNGTGSVTVEKLYMAYTGSATPAYFVPINNAAYSVQWMFEKAESVKNKMKYAYLDGTDVKQKDSVVNIATSYLLYNLKNDNSKQYFGGVASDYKAANDKDNAQRLFFKKNADGTYAMMRFTKAQISLATDALSYSAVVKADAKKWSVNTSSASFEAGTATLDELDAPYSAVTVDFNALSESLEAVARHATFNSEEGAVAVKQNKNGILEGIIGEGMTFWLDTADIDKDFHSFYISKGNGEEEARGFLYFATDSMLHWDANKADYVYNVNYALEGSYVAADGRDGDLKAIFRPATLAGLDTISTTVNGETVLVAEEEEEDVCLGGVDNFKFYIMKASESSYVIRPISAPNYYLYNLNGKLGFTNQVEKALVVTLGEGDATANEDVEVATVKVVSGEGNVTIAGAAGKKVVISNILGQVVANTVVSSDNATIAAPQGIVVVAVEGEEAVKAIVK, encoded by the coding sequence ATGAACAAGAGAATTTCTACTCTTTTGGCAGCGGGCTTACTGATGGTAGGTGCGTTGTTTGGTTCTGCAAACGCTGCTCCTACAGCGGAAGCCGCAAAAGGTGATTTGCAGAATGGTGCAAAGTTCTACTTGGGTAACACAACAAATGGTTACATCAAAGTAGATCAAACTCACAAAGTAAATGGAACGGCTGTTTCCACTTATCATGCTACAGGTGATGCTGCTATCGAAAATGCTGCTTTGTTTGAAATTGCTGATTATGCTTACAATGCAATTGGTGACTTTTCTACGTTTACATTGAAAGCTGATGGAAAACCGTTTTATGTGACGAAAGCAAATGGTAATGCGTTAAGTGCTGATGTGACAGATGTTGCAACTGTTACAAACATCTTTACTGTAGAAGGTAAAGGATTGGATTTTACAAAACTTTCAGTTTTGAATTTGGCTGGTCAATTTGAAGTTAATTCAACTGCCGCTACGACATATGATGTAAGTGCTGGGGGAACAGCAGCTACAGCATGGGTTGCTAAAACAGACCTCACTGTCGATGATTTGAACGCCAACCTTTCCGGTCAAGGCTTCAAGTTTGCATTCCCGAATGCAGTTTCTGATCCGGATGTCAATCTGTTTGCAGATCAGATGATTGCTGTAGATGCATCTGCTGTAGATGCTGCATTGACTGCAAGTGTAATTTCTACTCCTGCAACATCTGGTATGTATTTTGTTAAAGCTGACGCTGCCGGTAAGAAACTGTTGGTAACAGGCTTTACAAAAGCACAGGTTGAAGCTGCAACATTTATCGTATTGAATCCGGAAAAGAACTTTGGTATCACAGGCTTGGATGCTGCAGATGGTGAAGGCTACGACTTTACAACTGTAAAAGGTAACAAGTTGGCCAATAACAACGTTAAGAAAGATGGTAAAGTTGCAAGCGTGAACGGTGTTTTTGCTGTTTCAGAAGATGATCCTCAGAATGCAGAAGGTGAATATACGATTACATTGGCTTCTGCTAAAGTTGAAGGTAATGACAACACGGCTGCTTCAAACTTGTTTGTAGGTGCTTACTCTTTGACTACAGGAGGTATCAAGACTTATATCACGACTGTTGGTTCCGGTAACGCCGACAAACTGTCTTTGGCTATGACAACAAGCAACACTTGGGCTGCTGCTGCTGACGTATTGAAAGCAGACGATGCTGCTATCTACAACATCTCTTTCTTGGGAACTAAGCCGGCTAACACTACTGCTGCTGCTTCTTCTTTGTATGGCAAATATTTGATCCCGACTTATGGTGCTGCTGCATTCGGCGCAGCCGTAGCAGCTCCGGAAAATGTAGATGTAAATGCTCCGTTGGCTCAGTGGGTAATCTCTTCTGTAAGTGGTCGTAACTTTACATTCACAAACCGTGAAACAAACGTGATTTTCACTGTCAGCATGTATAAGACAGACAAGGCTGGCGAATATGTAATCAGTAATGCTACATTGAGCAATGGAACTTCTATAACTTCTATTGATGGTGTAAATGCTCCTGCTTCCGGTGCAGATTTGTCTACGGTTGCTAACTGGAAATATCAGATTGTCAAACTGACTCCGATAACTGAAAGCGAAGGCTTCTTGGCATTGACAGATGCACAGTTGAGCCAGCAGACTGAATTGGTTTTCAACGGTACTGGTTCGGTAACGGTTGAAAAGCTGTACATGGCTTACACAGGTAGCGCTACTCCTGCTTACTTTGTTCCTATCAACAATGCTGCTTATAGCGTTCAGTGGATGTTTGAAAAGGCTGAAAGCGTAAAAAATAAGATGAAATATGCTTATCTGGACGGAACAGATGTAAAACAGAAAGACTCTGTTGTAAACATTGCGACTTCTTATTTGCTGTACAATTTGAAGAACGATAATTCTAAGCAGTATTTTGGTGGTGTTGCTAGTGATTATAAAGCAGCAAATGATAAAGATAACGCGCAGCGTTTATTCTTCAAAAAGAATGCGGATGGAACATATGCTATGATGCGTTTTACTAAAGCTCAAATTTCTTTAGCTACAGATGCTCTTAGTTACTCAGCTGTTGTTAAGGCTGATGCAAAGAAATGGTCTGTAAATACATCTTCTGCTTCTTTTGAAGCTGGTACTGCAACTTTGGATGAACTGGATGCTCCTTATTCAGCTGTAACGGTTGACTTTAACGCTCTTTCTGAATCATTGGAAGCTGTAGCACGTCACGCTACATTCAATAGCGAAGAAGGTGCTGTTGCTGTGAAACAGAACAAGAACGGTATCTTGGAAGGTATTATCGGCGAAGGTATGACATTCTGGTTGGATACAGCTGATATCGACAAGGATTTCCATTCTTTCTATATCTCTAAAGGTAATGGTGAAGAAGAAGCAAGAGGCTTCTTGTATTTCGCAACGGATTCTATGCTTCATTGGGATGCTAACAAGGCTGATTATGTATATAATGTAAACTATGCTTTGGAAGGCTCTTATGTAGCTGCTGATGGACGTGATGGCGATTTGAAAGCTATTTTCCGTCCGGCAACATTGGCTGGTCTTGACACAATCTCTACGACTGTAAACGGCGAGACTGTTTTGGTTGCAGAAGAGGAAGAAGAAGATGTATGCTTGGGTGGTGTTGATAACTTCAAGTTCTACATTATGAAAGCTTCTGAAAGCAGCTATGTAATCAGACCGATTTCTGCTCCGAATTATTATTTGTACAACCTGAACGGTAAGTTAGGCTTTACAAATCAGGTGGAAAAAGCTCTGGTTGTTACATTGGGCGAAGGCGATGCAACAGCTAACGAGGACGTGGAAGTTGCAACAGTTAAAGTTGTATCTGGCGAAGGTAACGTAACAATCGCTGGTGCTGCCGGTAAGAAAGTTGTCATCAGCAACATTTTAGGCCAGGTAGTAGCTAACACGGTTGTTTCTTCTGACAACGCTACAATCGCTGCTCCGCAGGGTATCGTAGTCGTAGCTGTTGAAGGTGAAGAAGCTGTAAAAGCTATCGTTAAATAA
- a CDS encoding DUF3987 domain-containing protein, translating to MVIQKEVEGTSFDSAFQTGNASLMTLDQYIGNVKSGEYASRIAYLRGLIKAGKKDEADAYKKKLPLYVAGGVMEGGRKLEHMVRYSACTVVDIDDSPIPVPELLLRAAELPYVKAGHVSPSGSGVKLFVLVDSGLKDHYPAFEVVRRRVETDLPGVKVDISGKDPNRGCFASHDPDAFYKEESEVIEIPVASPELQAGSGHPSAGMCSGMRLSNYIDKYEQSNAFVPGNRHSYLVKLSSALNNAGFSPYDAARECVRRYGSADFPTVEVETTVNDIYRRYSASHGSCAFHPDGTCSVPKSAKSAKSATPFPKTAQKDVEHGECDDIELDSTLLPRFDEAIYDHLPPLLTDILKHAYSCTDRDILLISSLTLLSSVTPGVKGSLGEHDYTPAFYTIITGGSGSGKGRIAALQRMLEPWQQYIYDNSRHQVEEYEDLQEAYDNYKMQKRQKQASKQLLGPAPSKPKMVKQRNLALTGNVTQARLVELLEANYPYTSCMVDTEMETVLSMFSQDFGKYNDVLNKSYHHEPVGSSTKSSGSFMVRRPNLALLLSGTPAMLPRLIPSTENGLFSRILMYRIPGSGAYRPLTSADDSPAASEYFEALGQRVLDIGVFLDGSPTWVKFSDAQRKRLDRFFEREYYNVRSFGNEDMESTVLRYRLAIFRIGMGLTVLRKGESGCPERVWTISDDDFATAFHLGKVCLQHAYVVATSLQSAASEVHFRFPHHLRNLFVSLLDSFKRIDVVREANVREISESTVDKFLRKLQKNDLIVSEGNGYYRKTERGKQVVEI from the coding sequence ATGGTAATACAAAAAGAAGTCGAAGGAACTAGCTTCGACTCTGCGTTCCAGACAGGGAACGCCAGTTTGATGACCTTGGATCAGTACATCGGTAATGTGAAAAGTGGCGAATATGCAAGCCGGATCGCTTATCTGCGCGGGCTTATCAAAGCCGGAAAAAAGGATGAAGCGGATGCTTACAAGAAAAAACTACCCCTCTATGTCGCCGGCGGCGTGATGGAGGGAGGCCGCAAACTTGAGCACATGGTACGCTATAGCGCGTGCACGGTAGTCGATATAGACGATTCACCTATACCCGTCCCCGAATTGCTCCTCCGGGCAGCCGAGCTCCCGTATGTGAAAGCCGGCCACGTCAGCCCTTCCGGCAGTGGTGTCAAGCTTTTCGTATTGGTCGACAGTGGGTTGAAGGACCATTATCCGGCCTTTGAAGTCGTCCGCCGCCGTGTAGAGACGGATCTTCCGGGTGTGAAGGTGGACATCAGTGGGAAAGATCCGAACCGTGGCTGTTTCGCCAGCCATGACCCGGACGCTTTTTATAAAGAAGAATCCGAAGTGATCGAAATCCCCGTTGCCAGTCCGGAGCTTCAGGCCGGTTCCGGGCATCCCTCCGCAGGCATGTGTTCCGGCATGAGGCTTTCGAACTACATCGACAAGTACGAACAAAGCAATGCTTTTGTTCCCGGCAACCGCCATTCCTATCTTGTGAAGTTGTCTTCGGCCTTGAATAATGCCGGCTTTTCTCCTTACGACGCCGCCCGAGAGTGTGTCCGCCGCTACGGCTCGGCCGACTTCCCGACTGTCGAGGTCGAGACGACGGTAAACGACATCTACCGGCGCTACAGTGCTTCGCACGGGAGCTGTGCGTTCCATCCGGATGGGACTTGTTCTGTCCCGAAATCTGCCAAATCTGCCAAGTCTGCCACCCCCTTTCCAAAAACGGCACAAAAGGATGTAGAACATGGAGAATGTGATGATATAGAGCTGGATAGCACCCTTCTCCCTCGCTTTGACGAGGCTATTTACGATCATTTACCACCTCTTCTCACGGACATATTGAAACATGCGTACAGCTGTACGGATCGCGATATTTTGCTGATTTCTTCGCTGACACTCCTGAGCAGTGTGACCCCCGGCGTCAAAGGCTCGTTGGGTGAACACGATTACACACCTGCCTTTTACACGATCATAACCGGTGGTTCTGGAAGTGGGAAAGGACGTATCGCAGCTCTGCAACGGATGCTCGAACCCTGGCAACAGTATATTTATGATAATTCTCGCCACCAGGTCGAAGAATATGAAGATTTGCAGGAAGCATACGATAACTACAAGATGCAAAAACGTCAGAAACAGGCCTCTAAACAGCTGCTCGGGCCGGCTCCGTCAAAGCCGAAGATGGTGAAACAGAGAAACCTTGCGCTGACAGGTAACGTTACGCAGGCCCGACTTGTGGAACTGCTCGAAGCCAACTATCCCTACACCTCCTGCATGGTCGATACCGAGATGGAGACGGTCTTGAGTATGTTCTCGCAGGATTTCGGCAAATATAATGATGTGTTGAACAAGTCGTATCATCATGAACCTGTAGGTAGCTCGACTAAAAGCAGCGGATCGTTCATGGTCAGACGGCCCAACTTGGCATTGCTGCTGAGCGGTACTCCTGCCATGCTTCCCCGTCTGATCCCTTCGACCGAAAACGGCCTTTTCAGTCGTATCCTGATGTACCGTATACCGGGAAGCGGGGCCTATCGTCCGTTGACTTCGGCTGACGATAGTCCGGCAGCATCCGAATATTTTGAAGCCTTGGGGCAGCGTGTGCTCGATATCGGGGTTTTTCTCGACGGCTCTCCGACATGGGTCAAATTCAGTGATGCCCAGCGTAAACGCCTCGATCGTTTTTTCGAGCGCGAGTATTACAATGTCCGTTCTTTCGGCAACGAAGACATGGAGTCGACGGTTCTGCGCTATCGCTTGGCTATTTTTCGCATAGGAATGGGGCTGACCGTGTTGCGCAAGGGCGAGAGTGGTTGTCCGGAGCGTGTCTGGACGATCAGCGACGATGATTTCGCCACCGCCTTCCATCTCGGCAAGGTTTGTTTGCAACATGCCTATGTCGTGGCTACATCGTTGCAGAGCGCGGCGTCGGAGGTGCATTTTCGGTTCCCGCACCATTTGCGCAACTTGTTTGTCTCTCTTCTTGATTCTTTCAAACGCATTGATGTGGTCAGGGAAGCGAATGTCCGTGAAATTTCCGAATCAACAGTCGATAAATTCCTCCGTAAACTACAAAAAAATGACCTAATCGTCTCAGAAGGAAATGGTTACTACCGAAAAACGGAACGGGGAAAACAGGTTGTCGAAATTTAA